The following proteins are encoded in a genomic region of Arcobacter cloacae:
- a CDS encoding SDR family NAD(P)-dependent oxidoreductase — protein sequence MSKRVLITGGNKGIGLAVSRAMLEFGYEIIIVARDFSDCPIVGVANVTAIEYDLSNVDGLQELAKVVGDIDILINNAGYMQPKYSYDNYPKEAREHIMNVDLYTPVELMNIFSVGMKKRKYGRIVNTASIAGQIGHPDIWYGIAKAGLINATKIYGKLLGAYGITVNCVAPSPTETDMQKDNSEERKAEFKKTVATGRFATAEEVAKAIVWLATDCPEYINGTCLDINNCSYPR from the coding sequence ATGTCTAAAAGAGTATTAATAACAGGCGGAAATAAAGGGATAGGACTAGCTGTATCAAGAGCTATGTTAGAGTTTGGATATGAAATAATAATAGTAGCAAGAGATTTTAGTGATTGTCCAATAGTAGGAGTTGCAAATGTTACAGCTATTGAGTATGATTTATCAAATGTTGATGGACTACAAGAGTTAGCAAAAGTTGTAGGAGATATTGATATTTTAATTAATAATGCTGGATATATGCAACCAAAATATAGTTATGATAATTATCCAAAAGAAGCACGTGAGCATATTATGAATGTGGATTTATATACTCCTGTTGAGTTAATGAATATTTTTAGTGTTGGAATGAAAAAAAGAAAATATGGAAGAATAGTAAATACAGCTTCAATTGCAGGTCAAATAGGTCATCCAGATATTTGGTATGGAATTGCAAAAGCAGGGCTTATAAATGCCACAAAAATTTATGGAAAACTTTTAGGAGCTTATGGAATTACAGTTAATTGTGTTGCTCCAAGTCCAACTGAAACAGATATGCAAAAAGATAATTCAGAAGAGAGAAAAGCAGAGTTTAAAAAAACAGTTGCAACTGGAAGATTTGCAACAGCAGAAGAAGTTGCAAAAGCTATTGTATGGTTAGCAA
- a CDS encoding sensor histidine kinase → MIYKNENQLINIIKFTPPIFIITISIFITFFLYLDKQNELEKEKFFIRSEFIKNNKETAKQEIENLYNFIINSQEKTEEKLKENIKNRVYEAHSIATRIYNENKDLKSKDEIKKMIKDALVDIRFNNGSGYFFIYSFDYECILLPINRKLEGTSFYNFKEGKGEYLTRNIIAQLKNEKEGFLSWWFNKPDDLENQYKKIGFNMHFEPYDWFIGTGEYFVDFEDIIKKDVLDYVSKLNKDKNNYFFILDYDKTTLSHIIPDLVNKPANDVTNIENHKIFDEMIEVAKQGEGFLTYNHKPININTFSTKTSYIKGLNNWQWVIGKGFYLDEVNTIINNKTVALNDKFHKKIINLISVALILTSLLLIISIYVSKILEKKFLNYKKEIDKYIEENSKQQHILSQQSKMAAMGEMIGNIAHQWRQPLSVITTVASGMKLQKEFNTLDDKTFNDSIDNITNSAQYLSKTIDDFRNFFKSDKNESIFSISESIEKVIKLTEAQFKNNEIIFIKNIQDFNILGLENEFIQALINILNNAKDALLEEKVLKLIIISTYKSENKAFIKIEDNAGGIDEKIIDKIFEPYFTTKHQSKGTGIGLYMTQKIINQHMNGNISIKNSEIIHEKNRYQGTEVLIELPFN, encoded by the coding sequence ATGATATACAAAAATGAAAATCAACTTATAAATATTATCAAATTTACACCCCCTATTTTTATAATTACTATTTCTATATTTATTACATTTTTTTTATATTTAGATAAGCAAAATGAACTTGAAAAAGAAAAATTTTTTATTAGAAGTGAATTTATAAAAAACAATAAAGAAACTGCAAAACAAGAAATAGAAAATTTATACAATTTTATTATTAATTCTCAAGAAAAAACAGAAGAGAAACTTAAAGAAAATATTAAAAATAGAGTATATGAAGCACACAGTATAGCAACTAGAATTTACAATGAAAATAAAGATTTAAAATCAAAAGATGAAATAAAAAAGATGATAAAAGATGCATTAGTTGATATAAGATTCAACAATGGAAGTGGTTACTTTTTTATATATTCTTTTGATTATGAGTGTATTTTGCTTCCAATTAATAGAAAACTAGAGGGCACAAGCTTTTATAATTTTAAAGAAGGTAAAGGAGAATACCTTACTAGAAATATTATTGCCCAATTGAAAAATGAAAAAGAAGGATTTTTATCTTGGTGGTTTAACAAACCTGATGACTTAGAAAATCAATATAAAAAAATTGGTTTTAATATGCACTTTGAACCATATGACTGGTTTATAGGAACAGGTGAATATTTTGTTGATTTTGAAGATATTATAAAAAAAGATGTTTTAGATTATGTTTCTAAACTAAACAAAGATAAAAACAACTATTTTTTTATTCTTGATTATGATAAAACTACCCTTTCTCATATTATTCCTGATTTAGTAAATAAACCAGCAAATGATGTAACAAATATAGAAAATCATAAAATTTTTGATGAGATGATTGAAGTAGCAAAACAAGGAGAGGGTTTTTTAACTTATAATCACAAACCAATTAATATTAATACTTTTTCTACAAAAACAAGTTATATAAAAGGATTAAATAATTGGCAATGGGTTATTGGAAAAGGTTTTTATCTAGATGAAGTAAATACTATTATAAATAATAAAACAGTAGCATTAAATGATAAATTTCATAAAAAGATAATAAATCTAATCTCTGTAGCTTTAATACTAACTTCTTTATTATTAATTATCTCAATTTATGTTTCTAAAATTTTAGAAAAAAAGTTTCTTAATTATAAAAAAGAAATTGACAAATATATAGAAGAAAATAGTAAACAACAACATATTCTTTCTCAACAATCAAAAATGGCTGCAATGGGTGAAATGATAGGAAATATTGCCCATCAATGGAGACAACCCCTTTCAGTTATAACAACAGTTGCAAGTGGTATGAAACTACAAAAAGAGTTCAATACTCTTGATGATAAAACATTTAATGACTCTATTGATAATATAACCAATTCAGCTCAATATCTATCAAAAACTATTGATGATTTTAGGAATTTTTTTAAATCAGATAAAAATGAATCTATTTTTAGTATAAGTGAATCTATTGAAAAAGTAATCAAATTAACTGAAGCACAATTTAAAAATAATGAAATTATTTTTATAAAAAATATTCAAGATTTTAATATTTTAGGTTTAGAAAATGAGTTCATTCAAGCTTTAATAAACATATTAAATAATGCAAAAGATGCACTTTTAGAGGAAAAAGTTTTAAAATTAATAATTATTAGTACTTATAAATCTGAAAATAAAGCCTTTATAAAAATAGAAGATAATGCAGGTGGAATTGATGAAAAAATCATTGATAAAATTTTTGAACCATATTTTACAACAAAACATCAATCAAAAGGTACTGGAATTGGACTTTATATGACACAGAAAATCATAAATCAACATATGAATGGAAACATTAGTATTAAAAATAGTGAAATAATTCATGAAAAAAACAGATATCAAGGAACAGAAGTTTTAATAGAACTTCCATTTAATTAA
- the cobA gene encoding uroporphyrinogen-III C-methyltransferase: MPKVYLTGAGPGDVELLTLKALRVIQNADVLIYDRLVNKEILEMVKKDCDLIYVGKEDKKHTLPQDEINELIYQATLKYENVVRLKGGDPFVFGRGGEEALYLQQRDIKFEIIPGISSAIAVPAYAGIPVTHRGITTSFRVVTGHENPKKKISQIEWETFLNDETIVFLMGYHNLESITSKLMNLGKRRDYPCAVISKGTTKEQEVVVGTLETIVEESKNLPTPVMIVIGEVVNLRDKIKWFN, translated from the coding sequence ATGCCAAAAGTATACCTAACAGGAGCTGGTCCTGGTGATGTTGAACTGCTAACTTTAAAAGCCTTAAGAGTAATACAAAATGCTGATGTTTTAATCTATGATAGATTGGTAAATAAAGAGATTTTGGAGATGGTAAAAAAAGATTGTGATTTAATTTATGTGGGAAAAGAAGATAAAAAACATACTCTTCCCCAAGATGAAATAAATGAACTAATCTATCAAGCAACATTAAAATATGAAAATGTAGTAAGATTAAAAGGTGGTGATCCTTTTGTTTTTGGTCGTGGAGGAGAAGAAGCTCTTTATTTACAGCAAAGAGATATAAAATTTGAAATAATTCCAGGAATTAGCTCAGCTATTGCAGTTCCAGCATACGCTGGAATTCCAGTAACCCATAGGGGAATAACAACCTCTTTTAGAGTTGTAACAGGACATGAAAATCCAAAGAAAAAGATTTCTCAAATAGAATGGGAGACTTTTTTAAATGATGAAACAATTGTGTTTTTGATGGGATACCATAATCTTGAATCAATTACCTCAAAATTAATGAACCTTGGAAAAAGAAGAGATTACCCATGTGCAGTAATCTCAAAGGGAACAACAAAAGAGCAAGAAGTAGTAGTTGGAACTTTAGAAACAATAGTAGAAGAATCAAAAAATCTACCAACTCCTGTAATGATAGTAATAGGAGAAGTTGTAAATTTAAGAGATAAGATTAAATGGTTTAATTAA
- a CDS encoding methyl-accepting chemotaxis protein — translation MSFLDSVSLKNKLIFMIMFPFFGFLFVSGLYINDLLETNKDGLSFAIVFIIFILVTTVGLFLLISNSINHSMITIKSGLSRFFNYLTSTEKNLDIIDLHTKDEFGDMAKELNENIKKIKDGLVIDNAVIDEAKFVSKMIGKGFLVYRINGQANNVYINELKDNFNHMIDSLRENVVNSFQTSLSYANGNFQIKADKSDIGAIVNTLLRCLNMIGTNVSEFLAMINKNGYVLDEKSNQLLSLVNSLHNATISQAASLEQTSAAVQEITTNITTTSQKARNMLEIATETKNYANEGIKLVENTEKSMLEINDSTNAISEAITIIDQIAFQTNILSLNAAVEAATAGEAGKGFAVVAAEVRNLANRSAEAAREIKHLVEVASQKSIDGKNYSQNMKNSFEKLASMIEENTVIIDDVARANDVQMRNLAQISETMNRLDYITQENANMARQTKDLATQTNEVALNMIKAAALNKYDKQIENRISNFGLVQEINNIKIDYAKYKQAILNQVNNNSETINIDIVNRKNIEQFIKKFDNHPMIGSIKENTYQLDKRLGLYGVSIKQRDEKSILVYSNEIEHILDELFAQLNTMKN, via the coding sequence ATGAGTTTTTTGGATAGTGTGAGTTTAAAAAATAAACTAATCTTTATGATTATGTTTCCCTTTTTTGGTTTTTTATTTGTTTCTGGATTATATATAAATGATTTGTTAGAAACTAATAAAGATGGGCTTTCTTTTGCAATAGTTTTTATAATTTTTATATTAGTTACAACGGTTGGCTTGTTTTTATTAATTTCTAATAGTATTAATCATTCAATGATTACTATAAAATCTGGACTTAGTAGATTTTTTAACTACTTAACTTCGACAGAAAAAAATCTTGATATTATAGACTTACACACAAAAGATGAATTTGGTGATATGGCAAAAGAATTAAATGAGAATATCAAAAAAATCAAAGATGGATTGGTAATTGATAATGCCGTTATTGATGAAGCAAAATTTGTTTCAAAAATGATTGGAAAAGGTTTTTTAGTTTATAGAATAAATGGTCAAGCAAATAATGTTTATATAAATGAGTTAAAAGATAATTTCAATCATATGATTGATTCATTAAGGGAAAATGTAGTGAATTCTTTTCAAACATCACTTAGTTATGCAAATGGGAACTTTCAGATAAAAGCTGATAAAAGTGATATTGGAGCGATTGTAAATACACTTTTAAGATGTTTAAATATGATAGGAACAAACGTATCTGAATTTTTAGCAATGATAAATAAAAATGGATATGTATTAGATGAAAAATCAAATCAACTTTTATCATTGGTTAATTCATTACATAATGCAACAATAAGTCAAGCAGCTTCTTTAGAGCAAACAAGTGCAGCTGTTCAAGAGATAACTACAAATATCACAACAACTTCTCAAAAAGCAAGAAATATGCTTGAAATTGCTACTGAAACAAAAAATTATGCAAATGAGGGTATTAAACTTGTAGAAAATACAGAAAAGTCTATGCTTGAAATAAATGATTCTACAAATGCCATTTCTGAAGCAATTACAATAATTGACCAAATTGCATTTCAAACAAATATTTTATCTTTAAATGCAGCAGTTGAAGCAGCAACTGCAGGAGAAGCTGGAAAAGGATTTGCTGTTGTTGCGGCTGAAGTGCGAAACTTAGCAAATAGAAGTGCGGAGGCTGCACGTGAAATTAAACATCTTGTTGAAGTTGCAAGTCAAAAATCAATTGATGGTAAAAATTATTCACAAAACATGAAAAATAGTTTTGAAAAATTAGCTTCAATGATTGAAGAAAATACAGTAATAATTGATGATGTTGCAAGAGCAAATGATGTTCAAATGAGAAATTTAGCACAAATTAGTGAGACTATGAATAGGCTTGATTATATCACTCAAGAAAATGCAAATATGGCAAGACAAACAAAAGATTTAGCAACACAAACAAATGAAGTTGCACTTAATATGATAAAAGCTGCAGCTTTGAATAAATATGATAAACAAATAGAAAATAGAATCTCTAATTTTGGTTTAGTTCAAGAGATAAACAATATAAAAATTGATTATGCTAAATATAAACAAGCAATTTTAAATCAAGTAAATAATAATAGTGAAACAATAAATATTGATATAGTAAATAGAAAAAATATAGAGCAATTTATCAAAAAATTTGATAATCATCCAATGATTGGAAGTATAAAAGAGAATACCTATCAACTTGATAAGAGATTGGGACTTTATGGAGTTTCAATAAAACAAAGAGATGAAAAATCTATTTTGGTTTATTCAAATGAAATTGAGCATATTTTAGATGAATTATTTGCACAATTAAATACAATGAAAAATTAA
- a CDS encoding EAL domain-containing protein, which yields MIKEIIKDELVEIHFQPIVSIRAKRLYAFEALTRCNYKGEVIPPYELFTMAIEENLSLELDILTRDKSIEKFYHYYLENSDLILFLNFESNLINNFNRDKNNYCFVETIDKYRIPYKNFMIEIKEDEISNTKALEEFCTYYKSLGFSIALDDFGTGNSTFDRINIIKPDLIKIDKSLFRDVKNNHINKEIVKAIAKMSENLGIRVLAEGVEDEDAICVAMKSNINLFQGYYFCKPTYNLDMFVVDEILSKIIEIGTIFRARTITSINDKRKLINYYCDVSQNIIGQFFDILKTEEIMYKELVNYFDLEAIYLIDGKTSKQINSTVIKSVNDRFRPTKHGDEHFLKEYYYITLESKQGIYLSHNYISYATGNLCKTFARKFELENQTYIICLDIIIKRN from the coding sequence ATGATAAAAGAAATAATAAAAGATGAGCTTGTTGAGATTCATTTTCAACCTATTGTATCTATTAGAGCTAAAAGGCTTTATGCTTTTGAAGCACTTACAAGATGTAATTATAAAGGGGAAGTAATTCCTCCTTATGAGCTCTTTACTATGGCAATAGAAGAGAATTTAAGCCTTGAACTTGACATATTAACAAGAGATAAATCTATAGAAAAATTTTATCATTACTATTTAGAAAATAGTGATTTAATTTTATTTCTAAATTTTGAGTCAAATCTGATAAATAATTTTAATAGAGATAAAAATAATTACTGTTTTGTTGAAACTATAGATAAATATAGAATCCCATATAAAAATTTTATGATAGAGATAAAAGAGGATGAAATTTCAAATACTAAAGCTTTGGAAGAGTTTTGTACCTATTATAAATCTTTAGGATTTTCTATTGCATTAGATGATTTTGGAACAGGAAATTCTACTTTTGACAGAATAAATATTATAAAACCAGATTTAATCAAAATTGACAAATCTTTATTTAGAGATGTTAAAAATAATCATATTAATAAAGAGATAGTAAAAGCAATTGCAAAAATGAGTGAAAATCTAGGAATTAGAGTTTTAGCTGAGGGTGTTGAAGACGAAGATGCAATTTGTGTAGCAATGAAATCAAACATAAATCTTTTTCAAGGATATTATTTTTGTAAACCAACATATAATTTAGATATGTTTGTAGTAGATGAAATTTTGTCAAAGATTATAGAAATAGGAACTATTTTTAGAGCTAGAACAATCACTTCTATAAATGATAAAAGAAAGCTTATAAACTATTATTGTGACGTGTCACAAAATATAATCGGGCAGTTTTTTGATATTTTAAAGACTGAAGAGATTATGTATAAAGAGTTAGTAAATTATTTTGATTTAGAAGCGATTTATTTAATCGATGGAAAAACTTCAAAACAGATAAATAGTACTGTAATAAAAAGTGTAAATGATAGGTTTAGACCTACAAAACATGGAGATGAACACTTTTTAAAAGAGTATTACTATATTACTTTAGAGTCAAAACAAGGAATATATTTAAGTCATAACTATATCTCTTATGCTACTGGGAATTTGTGTAAAACATTTGCACGAAAATTTGAATTAGAGAATCAAACATATATTATATGTCTAGACATAATAATCAAAAGGAATTAA
- a CDS encoding ABC transporter ATP-binding protein, with protein MNNDKFLQLENIEKTFFLSGGKEYKAVVDVNVNIKKNEIVSIIGHSGCGKSTLLNMIAGLDSQTKGNIILNNKEITGPGPERAVVFQNHSLLPWLTVYQNIELAVKKVMPHLSSKDLKERVEHFVSMVNLDHAKDKYPSGISGGMKQRVGIARALSIKPDVLLMDEPFGALDSLTRANLQEHLMRIQQNVQNTVIIITHDIDEAVLLSDRVIMMTNGPEATIGEILKVDIPRPRDRVVLQSDKEYIRCREAILDFLYKKFAKEHE; from the coding sequence ATGAATAATGACAAATTTTTACAACTGGAAAATATAGAAAAAACTTTTTTTCTAAGTGGAGGAAAAGAGTACAAAGCTGTTGTTGATGTAAATGTAAATATCAAAAAAAATGAGATTGTCTCAATCATTGGGCATAGTGGTTGTGGAAAATCAACTTTATTAAATATGATAGCTGGACTTGATAGCCAAACAAAAGGTAATATTATTTTAAACAACAAAGAAATCACAGGTCCAGGACCTGAAAGAGCTGTGGTTTTTCAAAATCATTCACTTCTTCCATGGCTTACTGTTTATCAAAATATTGAATTAGCAGTTAAAAAAGTGATGCCACATTTAAGCTCAAAAGATTTGAAAGAAAGGGTTGAACACTTCGTTTCTATGGTAAATCTTGACCATGCAAAAGATAAATATCCAAGTGGAATTAGTGGGGGAATGAAACAAAGAGTTGGAATTGCAAGGGCTTTATCAATCAAACCTGATGTTTTATTAATGGATGAACCTTTTGGAGCATTGGATAGTTTAACAAGGGCAAATTTACAAGAGCATCTTATGAGAATTCAACAAAATGTACAAAATACAGTAATTATAATCACCCACGATATTGATGAAGCAGTTTTATTAAGTGATAGGGTTATTATGATGACAAATGGACCAGAAGCTACAATTGGGGAAATTTTAAAAGTAGATATTCCAAGACCAAGGGATAGAGTAGTTCTTCAAAGTGATAAAGAGTATATTAGATGTAGAGAAGCAATTTTAGACTTTCTGTATAAAAAATTTGCAAAGGAGCATGAGTAA
- the ntrB gene encoding nitrate ABC transporter permease, with protein sequence MNKELLKKIFLPLIVLVIIIQVWSGVAAFISGFPTPSDTFVYAFGGTTSSGDEIKGALSDPFYVENQDDKGIFWQLVESLKRVFAGFALAVIVGVPIGLMVGMSKNIHYALDPFIQILKPVSPLAWLPLLLFAFKDIDNTAISTIFVTSIWPIIINTSLGVKNVSEDYLNVAKVLRFTSLEKVFKIILPVAVPYIFAGMRLSLGIAWLVIVAAEMLTGGIGIGFWIWDEYNNLAYHNIIIGIIIVGLVGFILDIFMGKIADYFDYRKKV encoded by the coding sequence ATGAATAAAGAGCTTTTAAAAAAGATATTTCTACCACTTATAGTGTTGGTTATAATTATTCAAGTTTGGTCGGGAGTTGCTGCTTTTATTAGTGGTTTTCCAACTCCTAGTGATACTTTTGTATATGCTTTTGGTGGAACTACATCAAGTGGAGATGAGATAAAAGGGGCATTAAGTGACCCTTTTTATGTGGAAAATCAAGATGATAAAGGAATTTTTTGGCAATTAGTTGAGTCATTAAAAAGAGTATTTGCAGGATTTGCTTTAGCTGTGATTGTAGGTGTTCCTATTGGATTAATGGTTGGAATGAGTAAAAATATTCATTATGCCCTTGACCCATTTATTCAGATTTTAAAGCCAGTTTCACCACTTGCATGGTTACCTTTATTGTTATTTGCTTTTAAAGATATTGATAATACAGCTATTTCAACAATATTTGTAACTTCAATTTGGCCAATTATCATAAATACTTCACTTGGAGTTAAAAATGTGAGTGAAGATTATTTAAATGTTGCAAAGGTTTTAAGATTTACATCTTTGGAAAAAGTATTTAAAATTATTTTACCAGTTGCAGTTCCATATATTTTTGCAGGGATGAGACTATCTTTAGGAATTGCATGGCTTGTTATTGTTGCTGCTGAGATGCTAACAGGTGGTATTGGAATAGGGTTTTGGATTTGGGATGAATATAATAATCTTGCATATCACAATATAATCATCGGTATTATAATAGTGGGACTTGTTGGGTTTATATTAGATATTTTTATGGGGAAAATAGCTGATTATTTCGATTATAGAAAAAAAGTGTAG
- a CDS encoding CmpA/NrtA family ABC transporter substrate-binding protein has translation MLKVTLKIGLGISLIASSLLAAPEKKDLKIGFIALTDCAPLVIAKEKGFFEEEGLNVHISKEGGGWPGIQQKTISGEYDYAHALAGMPIAATLGINGEANLQALLSLDYNGNAITYSNKLISEMEKYGLNKEERPVSAESLKKYIDEKKTAEGKKYQPLNFGMTHPFSTHNYELRYWMAASGIKPDEDTTIKPFPPPTMPQNLIAGNIDGYSVGEPWNTRVVSGGQGGALVTKYDIWNNAPEKVLQARADFIEKNPETTKAVMKAVLKAQMWLDESWENREEAIKILSKDNYVKAPVDVLRKSMSGTFLYTKDVDSKNPMFNVFANYYAAYPYYSHGMWFMTQMYRWGQIDKPVNMKETIEKVYRPDLFEVVAKEVGYSLPESAWKKDGVDEYNKFLDGKVWDPNKAVDYIYDFEVTNPKVSKEELAKVNNWKVDTKQPSYVCPYGPAGCADPKYVTKK, from the coding sequence ATGTTAAAAGTAACTTTAAAAATCGGTTTAGGTATTTCACTTATTGCTAGTTCATTATTAGCAGCACCTGAAAAAAAAGATTTAAAAATAGGATTTATTGCACTAACTGATTGTGCGCCATTGGTAATAGCAAAAGAGAAAGGTTTTTTTGAAGAAGAGGGATTAAATGTTCACATTTCAAAAGAGGGTGGTGGATGGCCAGGAATCCAACAAAAAACAATTTCAGGGGAGTATGATTATGCCCATGCCCTTGCTGGTATGCCAATTGCTGCAACTTTAGGAATAAATGGTGAAGCTAATCTTCAAGCTCTTTTATCACTTGATTATAATGGAAATGCAATCACATATTCAAATAAACTAATTAGTGAAATGGAAAAATATGGTTTAAATAAAGAGGAAAGACCAGTTAGTGCAGAGAGTTTAAAAAAATATATTGATGAGAAAAAAACAGCAGAGGGTAAAAAATATCAACCTTTAAATTTTGGTATGACACACCCTTTTTCAACACATAATTATGAGTTAAGATATTGGATGGCAGCAAGTGGAATTAAACCTGATGAGGATACAACTATCAAACCTTTTCCACCTCCAACAATGCCACAAAATTTAATAGCTGGAAATATTGATGGATATAGTGTTGGTGAACCTTGGAATACTAGGGTTGTTTCAGGTGGACAAGGTGGCGCTTTAGTTACAAAATATGATATTTGGAATAATGCACCTGAAAAAGTTTTACAAGCAAGAGCTGATTTTATAGAAAAAAATCCTGAAACTACAAAAGCTGTTATGAAAGCTGTTTTAAAAGCTCAAATGTGGTTGGATGAATCGTGGGAAAATAGGGAAGAAGCTATAAAAATTTTATCAAAAGATAACTATGTAAAAGCACCTGTTGATGTTTTAAGAAAATCAATGAGTGGAACTTTTTTATATACAAAAGATGTTGATAGTAAAAATCCAATGTTTAATGTATTTGCAAATTATTACGCAGCTTATCCATACTACTCTCATGGTATGTGGTTTATGACTCAAATGTACAGATGGGGACAAATTGATAAACCTGTAAATATGAAAGAGACAATTGAAAAGGTTTATAGACCTGATTTATTTGAAGTTGTTGCAAAAGAGGTTGGATATTCTCTTCCTGAATCGGCTTGGAAAAAAGATGGTGTTGATGAATATAACAAATTCTTAGATGGAAAAGTTTGGGATCCAAATAAAGCTGTTGATTATATTTATGATTTTGAAGTGACAAATCCAAAAGTTTCTAAAGAGGAGTTAGCAAAAGTTAATAATTGGAAAGTTGATACAAAACAACCATCTTATGTTTGCCCTTATGGACCAGCTGGTTGTGCAGATCCAAAATATGTAACAAAAAAATAA